The DNA sequence CGCAATGAGCTGTTTAGCGCGGTTCGTGGTCAGGGTACGCAGCTGAACGGTTATCGTCTGCGCGGCAGCACTGCTCGCGATCTGGATGGCACCATTCTGGCAACCGGCTTCCCGTTCAAACTGAAGCAGCATGCCACGCCTTACATCAACATCATTGGTAAGCTGTTTACTCAGTGTGCTGATTTCCGTCGTAACGGTTCAGCGGCGCTGGATCTGGCGTATGTTGCTGCGGGTCGCGTGGATGGCTACTTTGAAATCGGCCTGAAACCATGGGACTTTGCTGCGGGCGAACTGCTGGTTCGTGAAGCGGGTGGCCTGGTGACCGACTTTGTTGGCGCTCACGGTTATCTGCACTCTGGCAATATCGTTGCGGGTAATCCACGCGTAGTGAAATCTATGCTGGCCACCATGCGTGACGAACTGAGCGAAGCGCTGAAGCGCTAAGTTCGCAATAGTTGATAAGGGCTGAAGGATAACTTCAGCCCTTTTTCAACGCATAAACAGCGGCCTGATGCCACCCGACAAGGCCGGTTGCGCCGTAAGCCACAGCACGATCCCCATCACTACCAGCAATAAGCCTCCGGTCAGCGACAGGCAGGCTAATCCCATTTTTTGCCAGCCTTGTGACGACCCACGACTTAACTTCAGCGCCAGCGAACGAGAAATGTGCACCAGTAAAGCCATGGCAGAAACCGTGAGTGCCGTTCCCGCAGCCATGACGATTGCCGATAAAACACCCCACCAGTAAACGCCAATCACTTTTGCAAACAACAGCATCATCAGCGCGCCAGAACAGGGCCGTAGCCCCATGGATAACACCACCATGATTTTTGTTCTGATATTCACCGCTTTGTTAACGGATTCACTGTCCGGCACATGCTGGTGCCCGCAGCCGCAGTCCGCACTGTGCTGATGAGTGAGTGGCGTCAGACGATGGAAAGTGCGCGCTGGTTTTTTTAAAATTTGCAGCATCTTTCTTACTGCGCGCCAGCTCAGCCAGGCTCCGAGTACAATCACCAGCAAATAACTGCCCTTCTCCAGCCAGTAGCTGCCGAGATGCAGCTGGCGCGAAGAAAGCTGCAATACCGTTAGCATCACCGTTACCAGTACAACCGCAACAGCGCCTTGCAAAAGCGCCGCCGCCAGCGTCAGTTGCAGGCTGGTTTTAAGTTTCAAAGGATGCGTCGCCAGAAACGTCGCGATTACCACTTTGCCGTGACCCGGTCCCAGTGCATGCAATACGCCATAAATCAGGCTGAATCCCAGCAGCGTCAAGCCAACCTGATGAGGATGAGCGACGACCTGCTGCATCAACATGGTCATCTCTGCATGTAAATTCCTCTGCCAGAAGATGGTTTGCAGTAAAATCTGCGACCAGTGCAGCCAGACCACTCCTGCCCCGATAATCAACGCCAACAGCAGCAGGATGATCGGCCAGAACTGCCGCCAGCCGCGCGGCGTTTTTTGCTGCGTGATAATTACTGACATGTCAGCGTCACCGTTTGGGCAAACTCTCTGCCAAGTTCCCTATCCTCCGGTGGCGCATCGGCTTTATCAAGCGATAGCGCATACGCCTGCACAGACGCGTTCGGGTTGGGCGTTTTCAGACTGAACTGACACTGCTGAGCAAGTTCAGCAGGGATATGGAGTGATTTTTCAGAATCAAAGGTCATATCAACAAAATAGGTTGGGTCGAAAGTTGAGAAAGTATAGCGCTGGCCCTTGAGCGGCTGCGGCTCGCCCAGAGGAAGCACAAATTCCAGCACCGCCTGATTGCCCTGGCGCAGCAAACGATATTCTGGCGGTAAGTTATCAAATTTTACCGCTTTGCCTTCATGCCAGAACTCGGTGAAATAATGCTGTCCCAACACGTTAGCCATCACTTCCGCTGCCAGTTTTTTCCACACCACCGAGTCAGATTTTGCCTGTCCGGCATCATAGAGTAAATCGGCAGAGGTAATCGCATCCATCACCCAATGCATTTTCAAGCCGGTAAGCTGATTGCCTTGATGAACCAGCGTGGTTTGCAATGAAATAAAACTGTGAGGATGGCTCCAGGCTTGTGGTGCCACCGCAATCATTAAAGCAATAAAGGGACGCAAACAGAATACGTTATAACGTAACAATTTATATTCCTTTCACCTGTTAGCAAAAATTCTGTGACCTGCCTTAAAAGCTAAGAATAAATCTGGCGTCTCAGGACGCAGCGGGAGGCAATCACGCTATTCTTAGCGATGTTACTTTAACTGGGAATGCAGAAGATGATTTTACCGCCATCAGCGCCTGCTGCACTTTCCAGTCCGCAGCGTCACTGCCATCTGCTTTTGCTATTTTATCTTCCGAATGCCGCTGTCACGCTGGAGACAATCTGCAAGGTGAACAGCGTGGATGATTCCACTGCCCGGCAAGATATAGCGGAGGTGGCAGCAAAAATCCAGCACTATCATCGGCTTGTCCTGCGCCAGGAAGCAAGCGGACACTATGGTCTTATCGGCGCTGAACTGGATCAGCGTCTTTGCCTGCTGCACTGGCTGCGCCGTGCACTCCGGCTGGTACCCGATTTCGTTCAACAACAGTTTTCTCCGGCCCTGAAGCAGCATCTGAAAAGGATGCAGACGGAAAAAGCGCTTTATGATGAACATAACCTCCAGGCGCTGGTACAGCATTGTGCACTGGGACTTTCCCGTGATTTCAGCAGCCGCGATCGTCAATTTTTACAGCTTTTTATACAGCACTCGCTCTGTCGCCGCGCCTCTACCGATTTTACCGACTCGCAGCGCAGCTGGCTGAACGGGCGTGCAGAACATCAGCTAGCGGAAGAAATCGTGCGCCACTGGCAAAAACGCTGCCATCCGGCACCTGACGCCAGTGAAGTCTGGTTATTTGCTTTACTGCTCAGCCAGCTTCATGCGCCGGTGACCACAGAAATCCGTTATGATTACGAGAGGGAGTTACTGGCGGGGGTCAGAGAGATGATTGCGCATTTTCAGGCGCTGTCTGCTAACCGCTTTTGTAATGAACAAGGGCTTTGTGACCGCCTCTATACCCATCTTGCGCAAGCGCTCGAACGCTGTCTGTTTGGCATCAGGATTGATAACAGCCTGACGGAAGAAGTTCCCCGGCTTTATCCCAAATTACTGCGCACCACTCAGGCAGCAGTAAAGGCTTTTGAACAGCGCTACAACCTGACGTTTTCACCGGAAGAACTCGGCCTGATTGCGATCCTTTTTGGCGCGTGGCTGATGCAGGAAAATGTTTTGCAGGAGAAGCAAATTCTTTTACTGACAGGAAAAGATGCTGCACTGGAAAAGGAGGTAGAACAGCAGCTGAGAGAGCTGACGCTGCTGCCTCTGAATATCAAGTATCTTGACGTGGCAGAGTACCAAAGCAACAGCGCGCCAAAAGGCGTGGCGCTGGTTATTACGCCTTACGCCACGCCTCTGCCGCTCTATTCGCCGCCGTTAATCCATGCCGAGCTGCCATTGCAGCCCCATCAGCAACAGCGTATCAGGCTACTGCTGGAGTCCTGAAGGTTGCAACTTGGGACGCAGCAGCAAGGCGGGCACCACCAGCGCTGCCATCACCCAGAACACGTTGCCATGCAAATGCTGAAACAGGACGCCGCACACCATCGTCATCACCGCAATACCGCCGCCCATTGCCAGCGCTGAATAGGCAGACTGCAAGCGAATAACCTCGCCCCCTTGCCGTGCAGCAATAAAGCGCATCGCGGCCAGATGGCAAATGGTGAAGCTGCCGCAGTGAAGGATCTGCCCTACCACCAGCCAGGGCAGTGACGTGGTTGAAGCAAGCAGGCTCCAGCGGACGATTGCGCAAACACCTGAAAGCAGCAGAAGATCGCGCGCGGTCCAGCGGCGGAATAAGCGATTGCTTGCGGCAAATACGACGATTTCTGCCACCACGCCCAGCGACCAAAGATAGCCGACGATGCTGGCGGAATAGCCAGCCTCCTGCCACCAGATGGCGCTGAAGCCATAATAGGCCGCATGTGCGCCCTGCATCAGGGTAACGCAGAGTAAAAACCGCCAGACGGCATTTTCCTGAAGCAGCTGCTTCCACTCCGGCCAGCCCGCTTTTTTGCTTTCCCGTTCATCACCTTGCGGCATAACCGAAGGACGCAGCAGCATGCCGGCCGCCATCGCGCCCACGCCAATGCAAAGCATAATGAGGATTGCCTGATAAGAGAAGGCACTGACCAGCGCGCCCGTCAGCGCGGAACTGATAACAAACGCCAGCGATCCCCACAGCCTGACCGGGCCATATGCCATAGCAATCTGCCGCTGCCATGTGGCTGCCAGCGCATCGCTCAGCGGCACCAGGGGTGAAAAAAGCAGGTTAAAACCGATCATCACCAGCAGCAGCCAAATCCAGGAGGCCTGGATAAAGAAACCCAGCGTGAATAATAGCGATAATAACGCCAGCAGACGTAGGGCGGTAATCAGACGGGAAGGATGAGTAATGCGGGAAGCGATCAGCAAGCTACCGATAAAACGAGAGACCATGCCCACGCCTAACAACAGGCCGATTTTTTCTGCATCAAGCCCTGAGCCCTTTAGCCAGACAGCCCAGAACGGTAGCCAGACGCCGTAGGCAAAAAAGTAGGTGAAGTAGCCCAGGCCGAGCCACCAGGCGGAACGGATTGCCATTTTCCCTCCGGCAAACGAATTTAGCGTGCAGATTTTCGGGCGCTCAGATCAATTAACGGGACGTTAAGTCCCGTTAATTGATCACTGCCTTCCCTGCCGGATAGCAGGGAATCGGGCATGATTAAGCGTACACAGGGAAGCGTGCGCAGATTTCCAGAACCTGCTTCTTCACGCGTTCAATGGTCGCTTCATCGTTGATATTGTCAAGAATATCAACGATCCAGCCAGCCAGTTCGCGTACTTCAGCTTCTTTAAAGCCACGGCGAGTCACGGAAGGCGAACCGATACGGATACCGGAAGTCACAAACGGGCTTTTCGGATCGTTAGGTACGCTGTTTTTGTTAACCGTAATGTTCGCACGGCCAAGAGCTGCATCAGCTTCTTTACCGGTCAGGTTTTTATCAACCAGATCCAGCAGGAACAGGTGGTTATGAGTTCCGCCGGA is a window from the Pantoea sp. CCBC3-3-1 genome containing:
- a CDS encoding 3-phenylpropionate MFS transporter, with protein sequence MAIRSAWWLGLGYFTYFFAYGVWLPFWAVWLKGSGLDAEKIGLLLGVGMVSRFIGSLLIASRITHPSRLITALRLLALLSLLFTLGFFIQASWIWLLLVMIGFNLLFSPLVPLSDALAATWQRQIAMAYGPVRLWGSLAFVISSALTGALVSAFSYQAILIMLCIGVGAMAAGMLLRPSVMPQGDERESKKAGWPEWKQLLQENAVWRFLLCVTLMQGAHAAYYGFSAIWWQEAGYSASIVGYLWSLGVVAEIVVFAASNRLFRRWTARDLLLLSGVCAIVRWSLLASTTSLPWLVVGQILHCGSFTICHLAAMRFIAARQGGEVIRLQSAYSALAMGGGIAVMTMVCGVLFQHLHGNVFWVMAALVVPALLLRPKLQPSGLQQ
- the suhB gene encoding inositol-1-monophosphatase; translated protein: MHPMLNIAVRAARKAGNLIAKNYETPDAVEATQKGTNDFVTNVDRDAERLIIEVIRKSYPQHTIISEESGELAGTDQDVQWVIDPLDGTTNFIKRLPHFSVSIAVRIKGRTEVAVVYDPMRNELFSAVRGQGTQLNGYRLRGSTARDLDGTILATGFPFKLKQHATPYINIIGKLFTQCADFRRNGSAALDLAYVAAGRVDGYFEIGLKPWDFAAGELLVREAGGLVTDFVGAHGYLHSGNIVAGNPRVVKSMLATMRDELSEALKR
- a CDS encoding DUF1007 family protein; the protein is MIAVAPQAWSHPHSFISLQTTLVHQGNQLTGLKMHWVMDAITSADLLYDAGQAKSDSVVWKKLAAEVMANVLGQHYFTEFWHEGKAVKFDNLPPEYRLLRQGNQAVLEFVLPLGEPQPLKGQRYTFSTFDPTYFVDMTFDSEKSLHIPAELAQQCQFSLKTPNPNASVQAYALSLDKADAPPEDRELGREFAQTVTLTCQ
- a CDS encoding nickel/cobalt transporter, producing MSVIITQQKTPRGWRQFWPIILLLLALIIGAGVVWLHWSQILLQTIFWQRNLHAEMTMLMQQVVAHPHQVGLTLLGFSLIYGVLHALGPGHGKVVIATFLATHPLKLKTSLQLTLAAALLQGAVAVVLVTVMLTVLQLSSRQLHLGSYWLEKGSYLLVIVLGAWLSWRAVRKMLQILKKPARTFHRLTPLTHQHSADCGCGHQHVPDSESVNKAVNIRTKIMVVLSMGLRPCSGALMMLLFAKVIGVYWWGVLSAIVMAAGTALTVSAMALLVHISRSLALKLSRGSSQGWQKMGLACLSLTGGLLLVVMGIVLWLTAQPALSGGIRPLFMR
- the csiE gene encoding stationary phase inducible protein CsiE; the protein is MQKMILPPSAPAALSSPQRHCHLLLLFYLPNAAVTLETICKVNSVDDSTARQDIAEVAAKIQHYHRLVLRQEASGHYGLIGAELDQRLCLLHWLRRALRLVPDFVQQQFSPALKQHLKRMQTEKALYDEHNLQALVQHCALGLSRDFSSRDRQFLQLFIQHSLCRRASTDFTDSQRSWLNGRAEHQLAEEIVRHWQKRCHPAPDASEVWLFALLLSQLHAPVTTEIRYDYERELLAGVREMIAHFQALSANRFCNEQGLCDRLYTHLAQALERCLFGIRIDNSLTEEVPRLYPKLLRTTQAAVKAFEQRYNLTFSPEELGLIAILFGAWLMQENVLQEKQILLLTGKDAALEKEVEQQLRELTLLPLNIKYLDVAEYQSNSAPKGVALVITPYATPLPLYSPPLIHAELPLQPHQQQRIRLLLES